CTGTGAATTTGGCTTGTTTGCCGGGATCAAGCGGAAGCGTTGCAGCTGGCAAGATGTGTTGGGTGACAGGTAAAGCAAGTTGAACTACTTTTGTGGATAGGTAAAGTAAGTTCATCTAGTTTTGGTTAAATATAATTTGAGCCTAGGAGAGGCACGCTTTAAAGAAGCAATGTCAGAGGGATACGAACAAGTATTGTTAGCACGACCATAACGTCACTGTGTTAGATATTGATGCCTATTCATTAGGGCAGTTGAATTTTCCCCCATAAGAATGAAGCTTTTAATCTTTTGCGGGTGGAATGTGTTATTCTGggattgtatttatttatttcggGTCAATTTAGTCACGTTTAGTCTTTGGCTTTTTTTCGCATTCGCTCAGGGAGCAGATGTGGAAGTTTCGTGCCGTATCTTGTTATTTTCTTCGCTCATGAACATAAAAAGACCCAGCTCAATTCGTAACTTGCTATCACCACTTTTGAGTGAATGAGCGTTATGATGGAGTTTAAATCTCCCTTGGGCAATGAGTGGGTTATTGTCTAAAACGCTTATTAAATTAGCTAAAAGTCACTGTATAACACCCGAGAAAAATGCCTATTTCCTACGAAATGACTGAATCATGAGTTCGAGTGCTGTACTAAACAGGATATTTCCCCAGGCTTCTCTTGAAGCGCTTGCAGGTTTAAACGTACAACTGCAACGataacccaaaaaaaaaaaaaaacaaagaaaagaaacctaACAGCGTGGCTTTTTACTATTTTCTTTCATAGGATTTGGCAGATTATCCTCAGGTGGCCAATCACCTAAAGTCTTGATGCAAGTCAAGGTCCCTGTGGTGTCGCAATCTCGTTGCAAAAGCTCCTACGGATCTTCCATCCATGATTCCATGATTTGCGCAGGACTGGACGCCGGAGGCAAAGACTCCTGCCAGGGAGATTCAGGTGGCCCTATGGTCTGTGAATACAATGGCAAGTACTTCCTGGAGGGCGTGGTGTCTTGGGGACACGGGTGTGCTGCCCCACGTAAATATGGCGTCTACGCCAGGGTTCGTTATTTGAGGGACTGGATATCTCGGGtgatgaataattattgaaacgTCAATTAGCCTCGTCTGTaattaaaatcaatgaaaaataaaataaaaagccaATAATGCTTTGTCTTTCGTTTTTACTTGCTCTTTTCAAGCACGTGTTTGTGTCTGGCTTCGCGGAGAAATACTGACTTTTCGTTTTAAAAATCGAGGACTAATGCAAACAGGCAGTAAAGGAGCAGATCAGTCATTTCTAGCTATATTTTTCacatcaagaaaaaaataatttcaagttATAAATCAATAATAACAGTAGAATTCGTGTCAGCTGTGAACTATCGTTATGTAcatgcaaacctatttgccacgcCGTCTTAAGGGAGAGGAAATTGAAGGCTAATAAtgtactttgcatttatctacatagttcccttcatttgtttaaagattcatactaattatgtaacgtttttatttgaaaaaatattttcgcGAAAAGattgtaaagaacactctattgtttgtataaccgcgttagtgattatcgacaaaattgtattggttgttcattgactgtttagccatggctaaaaattttattgaatatattgttcactaaaatgaatgcccgatcacgcaaaagaatattcttttaatgttattgaatttacaatacgcgcaaatgaaagttgctttgaggaatttgaatgccgcaagacgttaatgaaagtcttgaaacttaattgaatgtttacaattatgcagatatccttgtagagggtgcatttcgcgcaattgaatgcccattggcgcaaatgaacgtattttcgaattgttgtctgacttttagtgcaaatgattgcgtattttctctaaatgaacagcaaaagatGTAATGCTTCCCATTTTTGTAAATAGGATttcaagggcgtagccaggatttttcaaaggggggtcacactgtgtcaatgTGAgagtactcaccagattgtcaagTCGACCTCCACGCCCTGTTTTGGCTTAATGTGACATGTTTCGGATGATCTGGAAATCGATCTTGAGAGACCGAAGCTCAATGACTTAACGGAGGCATTAAGATTAAAGTACAaaagaaaaccaacatttcAGCTTTGTTTTAATAAGTCCTTGCAATTTGAATTAGAAACActgtaaatatttatttatttacaaatgTCACTTTCCCTTTGCGATGCGATGTTATTGACTAAGTTGCCAAAATTTGTGGGTTTCGAGGTTGTATTTCAGAGACATGTTTAATCAGGCTCAGATACAGAAATTTCCTCAAACAAATTTTCGTCGTGGGGACAGTCTTTCAAATATTGAAGACACCTTTTGTGGTTATACAGCCGCCTTTCAGAAGAACAGATGCGAGaaatatatatagagagagaatTTTAGGAGACTTGAGTACATCATTTAAAACTTGCTTCAACATGAAGTCCCTTCCGGTGATTTGCGTTTTGGCCTTGGCTGCCTTGATAAATTTGACACAAGGTAAGTTTTTGGCAAAGGCTTGCTTTTCTCCGGCTTCTACCTCTGATGAAGGCGAGGCCGCCACTTCTTTCCGAGACTTTGTCCCAGCATGATGGTCCCCAAAATACCAAACGACCTTGTAAGGATGAAAGGCAGCCGGACCCAGCAACGGTGGGGATTCGAAATTGCACTTCCTGCAGTAGCAGCGAGGCGCGATAAGTTCCAATTATAACCACTAAACTATAACAAGGtctaactaaaaaaaaaactttctgcggGGGAACATTAGTTCGGATATCACAAATATTAATCTTGACAGCTTCTTTAGCACAAATCACTAAGgcgtttttttattattacaaatCAAGATAGCCATTGACAGAACAATCGGTGGCTTTTTGCAACATCAAGTTGAAAGTGACTTCAGTCGCTGCAAACCGCCAGAATCTCCACTTGCTAAGTATTTATGAAtattctgaaaatgaaatgcCTTTAGTTAGCAGTAGTATTTCAAAAAGTGTAGCTGCTTAGTAAGACACGTGCATGATGGTGTAGAACTACAGATAGAAGTTAATTTATTCGGCAGAACTACTTGGTGAGTGTTAATTTGCAATGCGAAATGGCAAGTTATTTGTTGGTGGAAGTATTCAGTAGGGTGCCGATCGCATTAGAAATGCTTCCAGGGAAGTCTCTCTTCAGCTCTCTTCATCTTTGCGATAGGTCGTTGTGTCCGTATCACGATGGACGACAAGTATAGGATAAgatattaagacggattccgttcaaagttcgagcaattactagcaaaaattatttactaaaaatctactcacagcacgctaacttcttgaatgctatttaaaacatctcatcaagttgtaattcagttctctaagtgaccccgcgatgaaatccccaagcattctcgagaaatttaatgtcaaacttcgtaaaaatggtaaaagcgagtgttattgtgtttacaactaacgcgaaatgtcctttttaactgaaatatggataacttcaagttcaattttctctcgcggggtcagcttgagagcttaaatctcgatagaatcttcttacctttattcaaaatattaccatgctgaGAGGATTTTTtgttaacttaatttttgccaatttttgccattattgctcgaatgttgtgcggaaatcatcttaatagaAGTCGAAACCATGTCACTGAAAACTTTTGAACAACAAACTATACTAGTTCTTGAAATACTTCTGTTAACTTATGTATACTAGGTCGAGCTTGCCGGCAGCTGCTACTGAATCAAACCAATCGTCCATAGAGACAAACAAGTTAAACAAAATGTATAGTGAACCACAAATAACCAATTGCACGGTGATAATGATACAAATAGCTTAATTTGTTTTGAAATACCTGTAACACTGCGCACTCTTTTCATTCCTATCCCTTTAATTCTTaaaattcagtgttttttcCTACGATTACCTTCGCAGCATTTAGTTAACTTGCTTTATGGCCGATCTCGTTTGTTTAGTAACTTTAATTTGCAAGTGCAAATGTCATGTATTTTATCGCGTAAGCACATACACGTACCATATGAAAGATATCTAAACGATTAGAGGAGTTGTAAATTGAAATCTTGctttagaaacaaacaaagaggaCAGCAATGTATGATAAGAAAACTTTAATTGATCGGCAGGAGATAATGGcctctttcatttgtttagtcaatgcgcatgcgtaaatgggAACTGTTGTGGGCCAGTATGCACCAGAACATACCGTATGGAACCAAACAAGGCTCTTAACCTTGAAATCAGAGTTTTTGCTAGAGCGCAAGCGCAAGTGGCTAACTTTCACCGTAACAGGACACACTTATGGGTACcaaatggaggaaataactagaaaattgatacatatatataaaaatTGCTACTATTTGAGAATTGAGCtgagtgaatgaaagggatctgtcacacatggtctaggggccgacatttctctccctcactgcctggcgacaggtatctgaaacttggctccaaaagcgacctccgggccgaaatctcggggaccatcgtttggtacgacgctctggcgccacgtccagaggtactgcgcgcaatttcttgtttttatgcaaattagaatTCTTGGTCTTGTTTGGTGCAAGGGCAATTTTCCTTGGACTGATTCGGTGAAGGAATCATTTTTGTCGCCTTTCTTTTTCTCGTTTAAAACTAATTCAAAGGTCTTTTTTGTGCTAACGCAATTTTTATAGCACTTGTTGTTAGTGCATTTTTGTTGGTAGCTGTTATAATACAAGGAATCGggagacaattttaaagtgAAAGGGCTAAAAACAATGATCTGGCCAAGACAAACAAGCATAAGGGGTTACTGTTTCGCCATGCATTTGCACGCTATTCTATGGGGAAGGGCCGGTAGTGCTGTAGCcctttttggccattttgataagGCTATAGcaaggcaaaatggtcaaaagTGGTCATTTTTTAGTGTGAACTTCGAAGTGTTGAAATCGTACGAAAAACAAGTCAAACGAGGGTTTACAGTTATTTAATGGCCTTAAAAGCATTTTAGATCTTATGCACGCAAAAAagaatttgaataaaattccTGTTGTTAGAGAAAAATCACGATTTCATTTTGCTAAGGCTACAGCAatgcaaaatggtcagaaaTGTTTGTTTCTGACGGTGAATTTTGAGAGGTTTAATTCAAATAGCGCTTTTATTACGTTAACAACTTGTTATGAAGAGTGAGAAATAGTGACAAAGTTAGTCCTATAAACATTCTATGGTAGATCATagattagcattaaaacaagaAATGTAGCGCAGTACTTCCAGACGAGCCGCGAGAGCGTCGTTCCGAGCGAGGTGACCCGAGATTTCGGTCTGAtgatcgcttttggagccaagctTCTAAAACCTGTTGCTAAGCAGTGGGGGAGGGAACTATTGGCCCCTGCATCATGTGAGAAAGTTCCTATTTACCCACTTGGATCGATCCATATATGAAGACATTTCTGTATGCATATATAGAAGTGTACAAGTTATTTCGGTGATACGTAACCTTGCATGTGTCTTGGTACGATGAGAATTGAGcttgcgctcttgcagaaacgaTCAGTGTAGGATTCGGAGTCATTTAAGTTATTTTGTCCTGCCTTTTGTACATGATGTTGGTGATTGCCACAATCATAAACGCCATTTGATTATACATACTTGCCTCATAAGGCCATGATCCTACTAAAGTCTTGCTTTCCTTCTATTTAGGCTATTTGAAATTAGCCTCAAATTGACAATAAACCATATTATGGCCCTTGTAAAAAGACCAAAAATGGTCATTTTCGTCTTCTTTGGAAATGCCGTTTCTTCTTTAACAATCTCTCATTTTTTTTACGTCACCGTCCGCCTTATTTTTTCTACGATTTGAATCCTTTGAAACTCATCCCATTGACCATTTTGCCGCGCTATAGTCTTTGCTTAATTTGATACCATACTTGACTTAAACTCTTTCACTCTTCAATCAGTTTCTTAGAGGAACTCTATCACtgcacttttgctgttttccggccaaaaACTGTACAGAAATACTCCTTTCTAACCTTTTAGTCGAACCGAAAACATTGTCTTGAAATTTAGGGCTAAGGCATGAGTCTAATTTTGGCAAGAAGAGTAACACAGGGTACATTGCTCAATGGTTGTGCCGTACGGATTggtttgagaactttgaaaaatgacgctaaaattttcaaattcaatccATCTCCATTCTTGCCATCCACAACAACAGAGAACAGTTAACAGTTTCAGGTCGGTTATTTAGTCTTCAGCAAGCAaacttcattattatttttgagtttccattgATATAAAGACATAAGATAGCACTCTAAAGTGACGAAAAATAGCTTGGCAGATGTCCTTTCATCGCTATCTTCGTAAGTTAAAATTATAACGAAAGGAATCGATCTAAACAGTTCTCTTTTTAGCCGTGAATTaagaaatttaatttgaattaaAACCGTAGGTTATGGCAAATATTGAACTGTcggtcaaaaacaaaacagaaaaggaaataaattttgaaactctttggactaatcaaaataaaatttgataaaCCCGAAGGCCTCTTTTAAAGAGATCACATTTTTTTCTAGGGGATGGTGGAACGGACAGTTGAGTGATTCTTAAGTAACGGATTGCATATGACAATAAACTCACGAGAGGAATGAAGGCACaagcaatttatttatttgacGTTTTAACAATCATTTAATTGCCTCACAAAAGCCCGATCGCTTCAGAAATTATTGTTTATCTTGCTGTCAACCCATTTCCTTAGGTAACGAACCCTGGAATACACGCCATATTTGCCTGGGCTGGCGCATCCGCTTCCCCAAGACACCACCCCCTCAAGGAAGAACCTGCCATTAGCTTCGCAGACTAGTGGACCACCGGAATCTCCTTTACAAGAGTCCTTTCCCCCCCGCGCTAATCCAGCACAGACCATGGAGTCGTGTATGCTGGATCTATAGGCTCTTTTGCATGTAGACTCTGTGACAATCGGCACAGAAACCTGCATGAGGACTTGAGCAAGGGAACCTCCTGAAGATAGTGTTCCAAatcctgaaaacaaaaaaaagtataagcgaacaaaaaaaaaattgttagaaTGCATTACCCCATGCAGGAATTGACGGGTCCTCTGAGAAGCACGTGACAATGGAGCGTAAGCTCTCAACCTCTTTGGGTTTCTCGCCACATTGTCTATTGATGTTTCTGGCTGCAAGTTTTTTGAGGTTTCATTAGAAAACGTTTAATATAATTTTACATAACATTATCATAGGTATCCTTTTAGATTGCTGCAACCAActgtaatttatttattttctttctcttttttgtatGTGTGGCAAAAAATAATCAAGTCAGTATACTCTCCTAAATAAGACACCACCGCAGCCGACCTAACCGACTTTTTCACATTGAGATTTgtttcaaacaaacaaacaacagtcctcAGGATTCTAATCACCCGGAGATGATCAGATTCAGATCTattggttcaaaccattttagaGTATTACTTTACCTGTTACCCAGCAATTCTTGCCATCAATTTCAGTCAGACTGTTGCTATACTCCGGCAAACAAGCCATTCCAACAGCTCTGGTCAATTGTGCAGGCTTGGACAGTTTCAGCAAGGAGATATCATGGGCCAAGCCTATTGGATGTCTGTAACTCTCGTGGTTGATGATTCTTTCGACGTTGAAATCTTGTTCAGTCCCCGCTGCGTTCCCTGAACGATAATGGGCGCCAAGGCTTCAGATccagaaaaacacaaaaaaaaagacacacaAATGAAATCGTCACACCTCAAAGTAAAGACATGGGAAAGGCGCAGCCCCGCTTAACAGCGAGAGAGCTGTTGACTTTTCGATActcatttcagaaaaaaaagaaattcaacatGTAATGAATTTTATTCCCAGAGGATAAGCTTTTATTTCaaccaacatggccaccgtgacgtcatACAAAACCAAGATGCCTCCCTTAGAAGACATATATCTGCATATGCATGACACTCAATAGACCCCTAAGGGATATTGAATACTATGGAAACAAACGACAAAAGCGCTTGTCGTCCTAACAGAGCGAAGTTCTACAAAGTTGAGCAGGTATATAATTATTAACAACCGCAGACTAAGTTAATTTAAAAAGAGATATaagagagaagaaagaaaggaatAGCTCCAAAGATTTCCTTCCGGCATACATATACATAAATAAAATTTTGCCGAGTGGTATCCAGACATCTTGTCTGGATCTTGCCAGGAGcccatgagtaggagcatgcaactcccatactaagcctatgtcacgtcATTTTTACAGATTGATCTATTTTTTAgaacaccttttcttttgtgaaagaaaggaagttccggtccagtgacgcagtgacgtcaattagtgtcttgtgattggttgtgGCACTccctcattcaaagtagattccatctaaaaatagatcggtctatgaaaacgccgtgacaggaatgtagtggagttgcatgctcctactcataggctcctgatcTTGCTGATTACGAAGGGGCCAGCCAGACGCTGCCTTTGTTTACTCGCTAGTCCGTCAAATATCAGACCCTTACCGTACTCTTATACTCGAACTTGTCTTTCCCGCCGTGCAGTGGGCTGCGGTTATCACCCATTCAGGATGTACCAAAGTGCCTCCACAGAACGTAAAACCAGAGCTTGTACGAACTTGTGCCTGCCACGGCCATGCGCCTTTTGGAGCCTCGGTACCGCCTACAATCCGGGAAGATGGCTTGTAGCCGCATTTTTTGGACCCACCGTCTCCGCCGCCGCCTCCGCCACCACCGTCACCTCCGCCTCCACCGCCGCAGTTCTTACAACTCTTTGCACAATTTCTTTGCATGTAGTTTTCGTATCTACCAGTACAAAATCCAATATTGGCCCACCTTGCACAATTACTATTTTTGTCCTCACaagctgaaataaaaaaaaaataatgataataataatatgaaaataaaaaagacaaataaaaaaaagaaacactttgGTTGAATACTGCATTTTGGGGGAAGTTGCAGGTGGCAATTAAGTGGCAATTTGCAGCTGCATACATAAGGGAGTTACCATAGGACTTGTAATGTAGTTAAAACGTATTTGGGGAAACTGGGCACCAGTTGTTTCAGTGGTTTGTTTGTTAATTTTGAAACTGAATACTTTAATTACTAAAATCCATACGTTAAGGAACAACTTGAGAATACTGGGCTTCATTTTACATAGCTGATCGAAGTGAGCCAATTACTATCACCATAGCCGATGGTCCTTTTAAGTTATTACATTATTCAGAATGTTTCTTATTCAAAAATTTTGGCAATGTACCAGGGTGTGTCTGTCAGTAATTTActaactgtaatttttgttgtgtttgacTGGATTATCCAGTTGGAGCAGCGTAATGAAAGCCTGAACATTCAGGGTTGAACAGGGTAACCGTTTGAAAAAACAACCAATGTGAGACAAGAGTAGCGTTCAACCCACTCAAACGCTGCCCGGCAAAGTGCTAGAAAAGAAACatactgttacaccaaactttgttgccatttttgtgttttttcagtacagcctcctcgttcattgaaagaatttctttTTCGGAAATCGAAGCGAAACGGTAAGCCATTTTGCTTACAGACAGTAGACAGTACtttttcggccttctgggcctcatcagtgcagtgctgatgctgagatgaaggtgaagctttaaaacccacctcgagcttcccataaatgtggtaactcagtcctgccagagtgctcaaactagagtacacTAGTGAGCATGCATTTAGTATATACGAcccaagtgaatagtgcttttggcgcgcgctgattggctagcccggaggtgattttccaagtactattcacctccgagcagccgaagagaagcAAAATGGCTTCCCATTTCGCTTCGATTTTCGAAAaataaattctttcaatgaacgaggagaCTGTaatgaaaaacacaaaaatggcaacaaagtttggtgtaacagtatttaatggtaagttatttaatctctccagcgtCATATTCtgaggcgaaaaatcaaaatacaatgccttgtttactaaaactgtcgagcactaacaatgaaacatctgatgttttcagcttggtttcaacaacaagaggaatttaactcaaccattgaggaaatgacaccgcagcaactgAACAattgcctgcaaaagttttatttgtcggcaagaaggcgagacgggacattttacaataaaaaatcgcttaccGCTATTCAGGCAGGCCTTGATCGAAATTTTTGCGGTATATTGTAggctaaaacaattattcacctcagtgtcggtgaatagtggtggatatttacctccacttcggtgaataattgttaaacatatatatatatatatatatatatatatatatatcagtttATCAGTATATATAAaaaatagccttcatttggcgcgaaaatatgctcggaaaACTGTTAGCTTtaaggaacagataatgtccaaggacaaatatgcgaccatattttcgcagccaaattgaggctattgtgtttattatccatcggttttaaaaatttttgatggattataaatatacatatttatcatatatatatatatatatatatgcagttagttatatatatagatatatatatgtatatatacatatatatatatatttatatatatatatatatatatatatatatatatatatatatatatatatatatatatatataaagacaAGGACCCGAGACCTCCCTACAGGTTGGCGCCTCCGGTGCTCATACGTGAGCCCTCACAATTATAAATACGCTCCGTCGTCCCTGAACTATTTACATCTTGGTGTCTTGGTGTCTTGGTGTCGCACACTAGTCCTCAGAAAGACGAATTCGATTCTTACGCAAAATTACTCTTTTGCAAATGTCCATGACCCAGAAGTCTGGATATCTTCCGTTTGCTCTCGGCACAAATTATTAAGAATAATGGTCCCGCCAAacaatggccaatcagattgggccTGATAACCACAACGCTTTTGATTAAAAGTAAGTTACACGTGGGATTGCCACAACTTTCAATTACCACGAGCAACAGCCGTTCTAAAAATAGACCACGTCTTGATTATGTCCTACTCGTTTTCAGAGAAGATATCGAAGCGATCATCAACAAACGTTTTCTCGAGGTCGTAATTGAATGAATTTCTTGGTGGTTACAATTGCTCACCTTGGTAGTTTTGTCTGGAACGGTATTAAGAGAAATATTTTGAACCCTTTCCCTAATGTCATGCAAAAAGGGAGGTCTTTTTATTAAGACGAACTCCGAGCACAGCTCTGACGGTCTTTGAATTTCCTATCTAGAATAATAGGAATCGTGTTTGGCCTGTCTACACCCGTTTATCCAGCTTTTTGCAGAAAGATACCCAAAGAATGCTTTTTCTTGATCCCGTCTTTgacgaaacacaaagttgaaaaagTTGCAGTATTTCTATATCATAGTTTTATAAATGCAAATTTCCATCGTTTCTACGCAGCTTTTCCTTATTTAGAAGCAAAAAGGGTTGCattttaactttaaaaaatgACACGCAAACTTTGCctcaaaatggcaaaaatcacGTTTCCGACGACTTGAAGCTTCAAATTTTTACGGGGGAGGATCCCCTGGAACCCCCCTACAGGGTGCTTCCCCCTTTCATTGAACcctctcttctaaaaacttgGATTACACGATTGTTTGGACGAAACAACTGGGGCAGCTAGGTCCAAGTAGATAACGACTTGTAAATACTTGGAAACGATCCAATGCACTTAGATGTAAAAATT
The nucleotide sequence above comes from Acropora muricata isolate sample 2 chromosome 12, ASM3666990v1, whole genome shotgun sequence. Encoded proteins:
- the LOC136892089 gene encoding trypsin-3-like, coding for MLVHSILLLSFLAPSLIEACEDKNSNCARWANIGFCTGRYENYMQRNCAKSCKNCGGGGGGDGGGGGGGGDGGSKKCGYKPSSRIVGGTEAPKGAWPWQAQVRTSSGFTFCGGTLVHPEWVITAAHCTAGKTSSSIRVRLGAHYRSGNAAGTEQDFNVERIINHESYRHPIGLAHDISLLKLSKPAQLTRAVGMACLPEYSNSLTEIDGKNCWVTGFGTLSSGGSLAQVLMQVSVPIVTESTCKRAYRSSIHDSMVCAGLARGGKDSCKGDSGGPLVCEANGRFFLEGVVSWGSGCASPGKYGVYSRVRYLRKWVDSKINNNF